TTCTTCTTGGTCGTGTTCTCGCTCTCTTTCGCCATTTCAAATCCGCCGCCCGGTTTCCAGAGAATCGAACTGAAGAAGAGACCGGCGAAGGTCCATCAGATAACGGCAAAGGATTACAAAGTTGGCGAGATGGTCAAGACGGTTCAATTCTACCTTCTCTGGACCATGTTTTTCTTCGGGACTTTCGCGGGCCTGCTCATAATCGGCCAGATGTCGAAGATCGGGCTCGAACAGGCTTCGATCAGCAACGGATTCCTGCTGGTCGTCGTTTACGCCATCTTCAACTTCATCGGACGGGTTACTTGGGGAACCGTATCGGATTATCTCGGAAGAACGGTCACGCTTTTGACCATGTTCCTAATACAGGCGATCGTCTATTTCTCGTTCGCCGCTCTCACAAACCCGGTCGCTCTGTTGATAGGCAAGAGTCTCGTCGGTTTTACCTTCGGCGGAATGCTGGCCATATTCCCGGTGATCACCGCCGATTTCTACGGGATGAAGAACCTGGGAGTGAATTACGGGGTGATGATAACGGCATGGGGTGTCGGAGGCATACTGGGTCCCCTTCTCGGAGGCATCGCGCGCGACATCACGGGCGGTTACGAGATCAGTTATCTGGTATCTGCCGTACTCAGCGTCGCTGGCGCGGCGATCAGTTTGCTAGTGAGGCATCCCGATAGAAAATCGCGCTAATTAAAACCCGAAGAGACTCCGTTTTTTGAATCACTGATGGAGGTTGAATATGCCAGGTAAAGTCGAAAGATTGGAATCGATACGCAGAACACTGGCGATTTTGCTGGACGACGTGCAGTGGAAACTGGACGATGTCGTCCTGACCATAGGGGACCTTATAGACGAGGAGAAGAAGCTCTCGCTGGATGCTCTGAAAAACCTCGGAATGTTGAAGAGAGAGAGACGGGAAATGCTTTCTATCTATCTGAAAGCCGTAGAAGACAGAAACGAGATAGTGAAGAGAATGGTGGAGGATCTCTGGGACGTTCCGGAAAATAATCTCAAAGAAGCTCTCGAAAAGCTTAACGAACTTCTGAAGGAAGAGCGAGAACCTCCGGGACCGGCCTAGAGGCTCTTCTCTATGTACTTCATAAGCGTTTCAAGTTCTTTTATCTTCTCATCTACCTCGCCGGTTTTCGCCGCCTCTCTCACACAGGTTTCTATGTGCCTGTTTACAACAGAGGTATTGGCCTTTTTAAGGAGCGAAATCACCGCCAGTAGTTGTGTGGATATGTCTATGCAGTATCTCCCGTCCTCTATCATTCTTATTATCCCGTCTATCTGGCCCCTCGCTGTCTTTAGTATTTTGAGCGCCTCATCGTGTTTATGATGGGAATGATTCTCCATATCAATCTTCGATTCCCTTCAGGACATATCCGGCTTCGTCTATAACTTCTCTCAGAAATTCTCTATCCAGCTCCACGGAGCTTTCCACAACGGCCGATCCATCGTCCAGATCGACACTGGCTTTTTTGACACCCTCGATAGAACTCAAGGCCTTTTCCACTCGCATCTTGCAATGGTTACAGCTCATACCTTCGATTATCAGTTTCATCCTGTCTCCTCCTTTATATTTTAATCCTCTTCAGCCTGAGCGCATTCATCACGACACTGACACTGGAGAAGGCCATGGCCGCACCGGCTATCATGGGATTCAATCTTAGACCTAACGCTGTATAGAAAAGCCCGGCCGCAACGGGAATACCTATCGTGTTGTAGAAAAAGGCCCAGAACAGGTTCTGCTTGATATTCCTTATCGTCGCCTTTGAAAGGTTTATTGAGTTCACCACGTCGTTGAGATCGTCTTTCATGAGAACGACATCGGCGGCCTCTATCGCGATGTCTGTACCCGAACCGATGGCGATTCCCACGTCGGCCGCCGCAAGAGCCGGAGAATCGTTTATCCCGTCTCCCACCATGGCGACCGTGAAGCCTTTCTCTTTCAACTGTCCGACTTTCTCCGCTTTGTGCTGAGGCATAACTTCCGCGATCACCCTGTCAACCCCAACCTGTGCCGCTATTGCCCTGGCCGTTCTTTCGTTGTCTCCGGTCATCATATAAGTCTCTACGCCCGATCTTTTAAGTTTTTCTATGGCTCTGACCGACGAATCCTTTATTACGTCGGCGATCCCCAGGACGGCCATCGCTTTCTCGTCGTAAGAGGCGACGACCGGCGTCTTTCCGAGTTCGGAAAGGGAACGAACGAGTTCATCGACCTCCTTTCCCGTGGTCCCTATAAAACCGGGGTTCCCCAGCTTCACCTTCCCGCCGTTTATTGTGGCGCTTATCCCGCCTCCGGCAACGGCCTGAAAATCCGATACTTGCAGCAGATCGCCTTCGTAACCGTCTAGTATCGCCCTGTCCAATGGATGGGAACTTCTGCTGGCTATGCTCGCGACCAGTCTGGCCGCTTCCTTTTCGGTGAAGCCGTTCAATACCTTGAAATCGACCAGCTGCGGCTTTCCTCTGGTGATCGTGCCGGTCTTGTCGAAAATGACGGCATCGACTTTATGGGTCGTCTCAAGAGCCTCGCCGTTTTTGAAGAGAATTCCCATTCCGGCTCCGCGTCCCGTCGCGACCATGATCGCCGTCGGTGTGGCCAGTCCAAGGGCACAGGGGCAGGCTATGACCAGCACCGCGATCGTCATCGACATGGAAAAGGTGAAGCCGTAGCCCAGGGCTATCCAGCTCACGAAAGTGACAAGGGCGACCACCAGAACGAATGGAACGAAGTAGCCGCTAACCGTGTCCGCAAGGCGTGCGATCGGGGCTTTCGAGGCCTGGGCCTCTTCGACCATTTTTATGATCTTCGACAGAACGGTGTCGCTTCCCACGCGAGAGGCCCTTATCTCTATTGCGCCGTTTATGTTCACCGTGCCGCCGGTCACTTTCGAGCCTTCTCCGACATCTACGGGGATAGATTCTCCCGTAAGCATCGATTGATCGACCGAAGCGGTCCCGTCGATAACCGTTCCGTCAACGGGAATCGACATACCCGCCTTGACCAGCAATACATCCCCCGCTTCGACTTCTTCGAGAGGAATTTCGACGAACCTCTCTTCACGTTTCACCAGTGCCTTCTTCGGTGCCAGGTTCATCAACTTTCTTATAGCCTCCGAAGTCTTTCCTCTCGACAGGTTCTCGAAGTACTTCCCCAGAGAGATCAGCGCGATTATAACTCCGGCCGATTCGAAGTAAAGATCGCCGGCGTAATTGTGGTACCCTGAAGCGATCTGCACGGTCGCAAAAACACCGTAGATAAAGGCTGCACCGGTTCCGAGGCCTACCAGAGTATCCATATTTGGGTGGCCCCTGAAGAGATTTGGAATTCCCTTGAGGTAGAAATCTCTCCCGGCGATTATTATAGGGAGCGTTAGAAATAGCTGGACAAGCGCGAAGTTCAAGGGATTCATGTGAGGATCGATGAAAGAAGGCAGTTTCAATCCCGTCATATGACCCATTGCGATAATCAGGAGAGGAATGGCGAAGACAATAGAAACGAGGAATTTCTGTTTATAGCTCTTGATCGCGGCTTCCTTTTTAAGTCTGGATTGCTCGGAATCGGAGTTTGTAAAGGCGCTCGCCCGGTATCCGGCCTTTTCGATTGCCTCCTTTATCGAAGATATCCTCAGCTTATCGGGATCGTACTTGACGGTTGCCCTTTCCGTCGCCAGATTGACGGAGACCTCGCTTACGCCTTCGAGCTTTGCGACAGCCTTTTTCACCGCCGAAACACAGGCCGCGCAGGTCATGCCGTCTATCTCGAGCGTGACTATTCTCTCTTTGCTCACTTCTTCGAGCTCATATCCGGCCTTCTTCACAAGATTGAAGAGCTTCTCCTCGTCGAAGTCGCCCGAGAGTTCGAATGTCAACTTTTCGGTGGAGAGGTTGACCACCGGACTGGACACACCCTCAACCTTCGATGCCGCCTTTTCGACTGCCCTTACACAGGCGGCGCAGGTCATACCTTTGACAACATATTCTTTCATGGCGACCTCCAATCTGGACACGATCTATCAACCCACTCCCCGGGGGGAGGGGATAATATAATAATACAACATTTTTTATCAGATTTCAACGGGCCGGTATATTTAGCGGAGAAAACTGGTTGTGAAGAGCGGTTCTTAGTAATTAAGGAGCGCGAGAGGAGTAGAGAGGAAGAGAGAGAGGAGAGAAAACCCGTCCTTTCCTCCCTTCCCGTCATGCCGAACCTGATCCGGCATCCTGGTCCTTCGTAAGGGTAAAAGAGCGAGATCCCGTATAGGAGCACTACGGGATGACGGGATTGGATACGGGATGGCAACCCTTCGGGTCATCCTGGCGTACTCCTAGCCAGGATCCCGGTCTTCGCGAGGCGAGGAGAACGGGATTTTGATCTTCTTACCTCTGACCTCATACCTCTTACCTCTGTTTAGAGACGAACGAGAAGAGCGAGATCCCGTATAGGAGCACTACGGGATGACACGGGATGACAGCCCCTTCACGTCATGCCGGACACCGATCCGGCATCTCCGTCCTTCTCGTGAGCTGAGCGAACTCTCGACGCTCTTTCTCGCGTTTTGCGAACAATCTATCACGTCTTCTTCCTGTACTGTATCGCCTCGGCGATGTGCCGGGCGAGAACCTTGCTTTCTTCGAGGTCGGCTATGGTAAGGGCGACTTTCAGGACCCTGTCTATAGCCCGGGCCGTCAATTTCATCTTGTCCACCGCGCCCGATAGCAAAGACCTGGACGTCGTATCCAGATTAACGTATTCCTTCAGCAGGGAGTGCCCAAGCTGGCTGTTAGAGAAGAGGTTCATTCCTCTGTATCTCTCCAGTTGCCTGCTGCGTGCCCTGACGACCCGCTCCCTCACACTGGCGGAGCTTTCAGCGGTAGAGGTTTCCATATACTTGTCGAAGTCCAGACGGGGCATATCGACGAATATATCTATCCTGTCCTCCATGGGGCCGGAAATCTTTCTGTTGTATCTCTGTATTTCATACCAGGAGCATGTACACTCTCTGGTCTTGTCTCCGTACCAGCCGCAGGGGCAGGGGTTCTGCGCCGCCACCATCATGAATCTGGCCGGATAAGTCACTGTGAGCTTGGCCCGCGCCACGGTTATGACTCCATCTTCCAGAGGTTGCCTGAGAGCCTCTATAACATCTCGCCTGAATTCCGGGAACTCGTCCATGAAGAGAACGCCGTTGTGAGAGAGGCTTATCTCACCGGGTCTCGCGTCGTTTCCGCCACCGACTATGGAAGTCGTGGAAGCGGTGTGGTGGGGCGACCTGAAGGGTCGCTCCTTTATCAACCCTCTATCACCCAGGAGACCGGAAACGCTGTAAATCATGGTCGTTTCTATTGCCTCGTCCATCGTCAACGGCGGGAGGATCGAGGGGATTCTTCGGGCGAGCATCGTCTTTCCACATCCGGGTGAGCCTCTCAACAGAAGATTGTGACCTCCGGCGGCAGCAACCTCCGCGGCTCTCTTGGCGAACTCCTGGCCTTTTATCTCCGACATGTCGGGAGTGTCAAGGTTTCTAAGCTCCGGCTTTTCGTATTTGATCGGCTCCTTGCGGATCTGGCCGTTCAGAAAGCCGATGAGTTCGTTGAGATTATCGATGGTATAAATGGTCAACTTGTCCACTATCGAAGCCTCGGTCTTATTTGGAGCCGGGAGAACTACCTTGGTACCGTTTGCCTTTCTGGACAGAGAGAGAAGTATGGGCAACACGCCCCTGACCTTTCTTAAACTTCCGTCGAGCCCAAGTTCCCCGAAGAAGATGAAGTCCGAAAGGTCGGTTTTGATCTGCGCGGTGGCCTTCAATAATCCCACCGCGATCGGAAGGTCAAGGTAAGAACCCTCCTTTTTAACATCGCTCGGAGCGAGGTTGACCGTGATCCTTCCATTCGGGAGTTCGATCCCTGAGTTCTTCACGGCGCTTTTTACCCTCTTCTTACTCTCTTTGACCACCGTGTCGCCCAGTCCCACTATATCCATGTCCTGGACCAGAGACCTGCTATCTATATCGAGTTCGACAAGCACATCCATCACTTTGAGGCCCATGGTCGTGATTGTTCTAACCCTTGAATAGCGCATTTTATTACCTCCAATCCTACCTATGATTCTATCATCAATCATGTGGGCATAAATGATATACTTATTTTGAGGGATGATTGAGGTGCGACCATGAAGAGTACACATCGTGTAAGCGTGAGAGCCTTAGTTTTGAAAGACAACTCAGTTCTTCTTGTTCGTCATGCTCATCAAGACAGACCTCCTTTCTGGTGTTTCCCCGGCGGATTAGTTGAAGAAAACGAAGATCTTCTATTTGCGGTTCGAAGAGAGCTTGTCGAAGAGACCGGTATCTCGGTAGAACCTCTATCCGTGGTTGCACTGCAGGAGTTCAGAAAGGAGAAGCTGCTGGAGGTGATATTCCTCTGTAATTACACGGGTGGTACCGTCTCACTTGGGAGCGATCCGGACAATTCCGGCCCGCCGGTACTGGTAGATGCCAGGTGGGTGCCCATCGAGACTCTAGGTTCGTTCCAGGTGCATCCGGCGGAGTTGATTCCCCATTTGATCGAGTATGGAGGCAAAATCGGAGCGGGCCGTTTCTTCTCCGTTTCCAGTAAATACTCGATGATTCAAAACCTTGCCGGTGAGGTGTAGCAGGTATCACCGCGTACGATTCTTTGGTGCAAGTGGCAACAAAACTTCAGTCACATCACTGCGAGAGGAGGGTTATCATGGATTACAACATCTACTCAAAGGACGTAACAATAACAGATTCCATGAAAGACTACATCGACAAAAGGTTCTCAAAAGTGTCAAAAGTTGTGAACGAAGAAAAAGTGATCTCTATGGATCTCCGGTTGTCGAAGGTGAGAGCCTTTTACAATGTCGAGGCTACCGCCCATCTTCCAGGGGTAGTTCTCAGGGTCGAGGAGAAGGGAAGCGATTTCTACACGGTGGTCGATGCGGCATCCGACGCTTTCGAGAGAAGGCTGAAGAGATTCAAAGAGAGAACTAGATTCAAACACAAGAATGGCATTAAGGAAAACCTTGAATCTGTTCCCTCCCAGTTCGAAGAAGAAGAACAGTTTACTACGATAACCAGGAGAAAGAGATTCACGATCAAGCCTATGACCGAAGAAGAGGCTCTACTACAGATGGAGATGCTGGGACACACCTTCTTCGTTTTCAGAAACATCGTCACCGATGAAGTGAATGTCATCTATACCAGAAAAAACGGAAGTCTTGGAATAATAGAGATGAACGAATGACGACACGGCCACCATATGGTGGCCGTCTTTTTTTTGGCGGGCTCGGTTATAATATACAGAAGATCTGCAATGTTCAGAAGCAATGAAAGGGCGGTGGCAACAATCAAGAACAGAACTCAGACTATCATCTTCAGCAGGGTTGAGGATGAAGTCAGGATCGCCTCGGTGGATTCCGATCAACTCGAAGAGATATTTTTCGAGGACATGGATAGCGAGAGCGTTACAGGAAATATCTACCTTGGAAAAGTCGAAAACGTCGTTCCCAGTCTCGAAGCGGCCTTTGTGAATATAGGTATCGGAAGAAACGCCTTTCTGAGATTTAAGGATGCCTCCGGCCAGCAGAAACTCGAGAAGAACCAAAAAGTACTCGTACAGGTTAGCAAAGACCCGATAGGTTCGAAAGGGCCTCAGATAACTTTGAAGGTCAGCATACCGGGCAGGAGCCTCGTTTATACACCCTTTTCTAAACACATAGGCATTTCGAAGAAGATCTCCGATTCCCAGGAAAGGCACAGGTTGACAGCTGTGGCGAAATCGCTTCTCGAGAGCAAAGAGGGTGTGATCTTCAGGACGGCTTCCTACGGGCTCGGTGAGGAGACCATAAAAGACGAGCTGGAAGGGCTCAGAGAAAACTGGAAAAAGATAAATGAAACCTTCAAGCGCGGGCGAAAACCCAAGATTCTCTACGAAGAACCTTCGTTCGTAGAGTACATCCTCCGCGAAAGGCTCACCGAGAGCACAAAAGAAATCGTCGTCGATTCGGAAGAACTATGGCACGAGGTGGTGGCCGGGATAAGCAAATTCAAGGCCGGCTTCAAACCGGTAGTCAGATACGTCGAAGGAGATGCCTTCGCAACCGAGGACATCTACGAGAAGCTCAAGATTCTCTATACTAGAACGGTCGCTCTCCCCGGCGGCGGAAATATCTATATCGACAGAACCGAGGCCATGACGGTCATAGACGTCAACTCGGCCGGCAACCTCTCTGGAAGCGATGTCTCGGAGACCTCCCTGAACACAAACCTGGAAGCGGCTTCGGAAATCGCGAGGCAGCTCCGGCTGAGGAACATCGGCGGTATCGTCGTGATCGACTTTATAGATATGAAGACCGATGAAGACAGGCAAAAGATCATATCCAGTCTGAGCAACGAATTCAAGAAAGACAAGGCGCGGACCATGATCATGGGTTTCACCAGACTCGGTCTTCTCGAGATGACCAGAAAGAGATCTACTGCCGCGATAGGTTCCAAACTTTACTCTTCCTGCCCCGTCTGCAAGGGAACGGGAAGGATAGAATCGCCGCGGGCCGTTTATCAGAGGTTGCTCAAAGACCTGACGCGCGGTTTCCAGGATCAGACGATAAATGGAGCTTCGGTGCAGGTTTATCAGAATATGTCGGGGATACTCACGCCGGAGACCCAGAAAAACCTCCTGAAGACTCTCAAAAAAGAAGTGTCGGTAAGTTTCACATGGCCGGTTCCCACGACTTACGACATCAAGTTTATCAAAAAGCAGGAACAGCCAAAAAAAACCAAGAAGCAGGAGAAGAAAAAAGAAAAGAAGGAGTCGGCCTGACTCCTTCCTCGTTGGTGGATGCGACAGGGATCGAACCTGTGGCCTCTTCCGTGTGAAGGAAGCGCTCTTCCGCTGAGCTACGCATCCGTACAGTAGATTCTATCACCGGTCGGGCCGACTGTCAAGTTTTCGACAGTGAAGAGAGTTGCCGTCGATGGGCCTCTATCCGGATACGGATACCATAGCGGGCGAAGAGCGATGAAATGACTCTGGAGCAAGGATATAAGCCCGTCTCTATCCGCTTCTTTTAAGGACGCCTTTCCGTTTGGCCCAGCCCTCCATCTTCCTGAAAAAGAGCAGACCCGATGGAAGGAGTAGCCCTCCCAGAAGTATCAAAGGCCATATATCTCCCCACATTTCGATCATGCCCTTGCCTTCGAGTATCGACGATCTCATTCCTCTCAAGGCATATGTCGCGGGAGACAACCTCCCTACCTGCTGCATCCACTGCGGCAGTACATCGACTTCGTAATAGACCCCCGAGAACATCAGAAGGAGCGCCTGAAATATGTGGACTACCTGGGCTCCCTTCTCGGGCGATATCAGAGGCAACACGGCCGCGACT
This portion of the Mesotoga infera genome encodes:
- a CDS encoding L-lactate MFS transporter, whose protein sequence is MNDLKKAWLVVYSGLGVNLTLGVLYSWSIISAALMDNYGWSATQTQIPYMLASAVFALTMVPGGKLQDRLGPKPVLLISSVLAGLGFILSGLNLTVVGLALFFGVVFGLAMGFGYASPTPAAVKWFHPEHRGLISGIVVSGFGLAPVYIAPLTSSLIGVMGLPATLITLGIIFFLVVFSLSFAISNPPPGFQRIELKKRPAKVHQITAKDYKVGEMVKTVQFYLLWTMFFFGTFAGLLIIGQMSKIGLEQASISNGFLLVVVYAIFNFIGRVTWGTVSDYLGRTVTLLTMFLIQAIVYFSFAALTNPVALLIGKSLVGFTFGGMLAIFPVITADFYGMKNLGVNYGVMITAWGVGGILGPLLGGIARDITGGYEISYLVSAVLSVAGAAISLLVRHPDRKSR
- a CDS encoding metal-sensing transcriptional repressor — protein: MENHSHHKHDEALKILKTARGQIDGIIRMIEDGRYCIDISTQLLAVISLLKKANTSVVNRHIETCVREAAKTGEVDEKIKELETLMKYIEKSL
- a CDS encoding heavy-metal-associated domain-containing protein, giving the protein MKLIIEGMSCNHCKMRVEKALSSIEGVKKASVDLDDGSAVVESSVELDREFLREVIDEAGYVLKGIED
- a CDS encoding heavy metal translocating P-type ATPase; the encoded protein is MKEYVVKGMTCAACVRAVEKAASKVEGVSSPVVNLSTEKLTFELSGDFDEEKLFNLVKKAGYELEEVSKERIVTLEIDGMTCAACVSAVKKAVAKLEGVSEVSVNLATERATVKYDPDKLRISSIKEAIEKAGYRASAFTNSDSEQSRLKKEAAIKSYKQKFLVSIVFAIPLLIIAMGHMTGLKLPSFIDPHMNPLNFALVQLFLTLPIIIAGRDFYLKGIPNLFRGHPNMDTLVGLGTGAAFIYGVFATVQIASGYHNYAGDLYFESAGVIIALISLGKYFENLSRGKTSEAIRKLMNLAPKKALVKREERFVEIPLEEVEAGDVLLVKAGMSIPVDGTVIDGTASVDQSMLTGESIPVDVGEGSKVTGGTVNINGAIEIRASRVGSDTVLSKIIKMVEEAQASKAPIARLADTVSGYFVPFVLVVALVTFVSWIALGYGFTFSMSMTIAVLVIACPCALGLATPTAIMVATGRGAGMGILFKNGEALETTHKVDAVIFDKTGTITRGKPQLVDFKVLNGFTEKEAARLVASIASRSSHPLDRAILDGYEGDLLQVSDFQAVAGGGISATINGGKVKLGNPGFIGTTGKEVDELVRSLSELGKTPVVASYDEKAMAVLGIADVIKDSSVRAIEKLKRSGVETYMMTGDNERTARAIAAQVGVDRVIAEVMPQHKAEKVGQLKEKGFTVAMVGDGINDSPALAAADVGIAIGSGTDIAIEAADVVLMKDDLNDVVNSINLSKATIRNIKQNLFWAFFYNTIGIPVAAGLFYTALGLRLNPMIAGAAMAFSSVSVVMNALRLKRIKI
- a CDS encoding YifB family Mg chelatase-like AAA ATPase, encoding MRYSRVRTITTMGLKVMDVLVELDIDSRSLVQDMDIVGLGDTVVKESKKRVKSAVKNSGIELPNGRITVNLAPSDVKKEGSYLDLPIAVGLLKATAQIKTDLSDFIFFGELGLDGSLRKVRGVLPILLSLSRKANGTKVVLPAPNKTEASIVDKLTIYTIDNLNELIGFLNGQIRKEPIKYEKPELRNLDTPDMSEIKGQEFAKRAAEVAAAGGHNLLLRGSPGCGKTMLARRIPSILPPLTMDEAIETTMIYSVSGLLGDRGLIKERPFRSPHHTASTTSIVGGGNDARPGEISLSHNGVLFMDEFPEFRRDVIEALRQPLEDGVITVARAKLTVTYPARFMMVAAQNPCPCGWYGDKTRECTCSWYEIQRYNRKISGPMEDRIDIFVDMPRLDFDKYMETSTAESSASVRERVVRARSRQLERYRGMNLFSNSQLGHSLLKEYVNLDTTSRSLLSGAVDKMKLTARAIDRVLKVALTIADLEESKVLARHIAEAIQYRKKT
- a CDS encoding NUDIX domain-containing protein — translated: MKSTHRVSVRALVLKDNSVLLVRHAHQDRPPFWCFPGGLVEENEDLLFAVRRELVEETGISVEPLSVVALQEFRKEKLLEVIFLCNYTGGTVSLGSDPDNSGPPVLVDARWVPIETLGSFQVHPAELIPHLIEYGGKIGAGRFFSVSSKYSMIQNLAGEV
- the hpf gene encoding ribosome hibernation-promoting factor, HPF/YfiA family, which translates into the protein MDYNIYSKDVTITDSMKDYIDKRFSKVSKVVNEEKVISMDLRLSKVRAFYNVEATAHLPGVVLRVEEKGSDFYTVVDAASDAFERRLKRFKERTRFKHKNGIKENLESVPSQFEEEEQFTTITRRKRFTIKPMTEEEALLQMEMLGHTFFVFRNIVTDEVNVIYTRKNGSLGIIEMNE
- a CDS encoding Rne/Rng family ribonuclease gives rise to the protein MFRSNERAVATIKNRTQTIIFSRVEDEVRIASVDSDQLEEIFFEDMDSESVTGNIYLGKVENVVPSLEAAFVNIGIGRNAFLRFKDASGQQKLEKNQKVLVQVSKDPIGSKGPQITLKVSIPGRSLVYTPFSKHIGISKKISDSQERHRLTAVAKSLLESKEGVIFRTASYGLGEETIKDELEGLRENWKKINETFKRGRKPKILYEEPSFVEYILRERLTESTKEIVVDSEELWHEVVAGISKFKAGFKPVVRYVEGDAFATEDIYEKLKILYTRTVALPGGGNIYIDRTEAMTVIDVNSAGNLSGSDVSETSLNTNLEAASEIARQLRLRNIGGIVVIDFIDMKTDEDRQKIISSLSNEFKKDKARTMIMGFTRLGLLEMTRKRSTAAIGSKLYSSCPVCKGTGRIESPRAVYQRLLKDLTRGFQDQTINGASVQVYQNMSGILTPETQKNLLKTLKKEVSVSFTWPVPTTYDIKFIKKQEQPKKTKKQEKKKEKKESA